One window from the genome of Diceros bicornis minor isolate mBicDic1 chromosome 1, mDicBic1.mat.cur, whole genome shotgun sequence encodes:
- the AK6 gene encoding adenylate kinase isoenzyme 6: protein MLLPNILLTGTPGVGKTTLGKELASRSGLKYINVGDLAREGQLYDGYDEEYDCPILDEDRVVDELENHMREGGVVADYHGCDFFPERWFHIVFVLTTDNSVLYKRLETRGYNEKKLKDNIQCEIFQVLYEEALASYKEEIVHQLPSNTPEDLEDNINQILKWIEQWVKDHSS, encoded by the exons ATGTTGCTTCCCAACATCCTGCTCACGG GTACTCCAGGGGTTGGAAAAACCACGCTAGGCAAAGAACTTGCCTCAAGATCGGGCCTGAAATACATTAATGTGGGTGATTTAGCTCGAGAAG GGCAGCTGTATGATGGCTATGATGAGGAGTACGATTGTCCCATTTTAGACGAAGATAGA GTGGTTGATGAGTTGGAAAACCACATGCGTGAAGGTGGAGTTGTTGCTGACTACCATGGTTGTGACTTCTTCCCTGAACGCTGGTTTCATATAGTCTTTGTGCTGACAACAGATAACAGTGTATTGTACAAAAGACTCGAAACAAG GGGTTATAATGAGAAGAAACTTAAAGACAATATTCAGTGTGAAATTTTTCAAGTTCTTTATGAAGAAGCATTAGCATCCTACAAGGAAGAAATAGTGCATCAGCTGCCCAGCAATACACCAGAAGATCTGGAAGATAATATCAATCAGATATTGAAATGGATTGAGCAGTGGGTCAAAGATCACAGCTCTTGA
- the TAF9 gene encoding transcription initiation factor TFIID subunit 9, producing the protein MESGKMASPKSMPKDAQMMAQILKDMGITEYEPRVINQMLEFAFRYVTTILDDAKIYSSHAKKATVDADDVRLAIQCRADQSFTSPPPRDFLLDIARQRNQTPLPLIKPYSGPRLPPDRYCLTAPNYRLKSLQKKASTSAGRITVPRLSVGSVTSRPSTPTLGTPTPQTMSVSTKVGTPVSLTGQRFTVQMPTSQSPAVKASIPATSAVQNVLINPSLIGSKNILITTNMVSSQNTANEASNASKRKREDDDDDDDDDDYDNL; encoded by the coding sequence ATGGAGTCTGGCAAGATGGCTTCTCCCAAGAGCATGCCGAAAGATGCACAGATGATGGCACAAATCCTGAAGGATATGGGCATTACAGAGTATGAGCCAAGAGTTATAAATCAGATGTTGGAGTTTGCCTTCCGCTATGTGACCACAATTCTAGATGATGCGAAAATTTATTCAAGCCACGCTAAGAAAGCTACTGTTGATGCTGATGATGTGCGATTGGCAATCCAGTGTCGTGCTGACCAGTCTTTTACCTCTCCTCCTCCAAGAGATTTTTTGTTAGATATTGCAAGGCAAAGAAATCAAACCCCTTTGCCATTGATCAAGCCATATTCAGGGCCTAGGTTGCCACCTGATAGATATTGCTTGACTGCTCCAAACTATAGACTTAAGTCTTTACAAAAAAAGGCATCTACTTCTGCGGGGAGAATAACAGTTCCGAGGTTAAGTGTTGGTTCAGTTACTAGCAGACCAAGTACTCCCACACTTGGCACACCAACCCCGCAAACCATGTCTGTTTCAACCAAGGTAGGGACTCCAGTGTCCCTCACAGGGCAGAGGTTTACAGTGCAGATGCCCACCTCACAGTCCCCAGCTGTAAAAGCATCCATTCCTGCAACATCAGCAGTTCAGAATGTTCTGATTAATCCATCATTAATTGGGTCCAAAAACATTCTTATTACTACTAATATGGTGTCATCACAAAATACTGCCAATGAAGCATCAAATGCATCGAAAAGAAAGCGtgaagatgatgatgacgatgacgatgatgatgactaTGATAATTTGTAA